A DNA window from Bacteroidota bacterium contains the following coding sequences:
- the ruvA gene encoding Holliday junction branch migration protein RuvA — MIAFLQGKVAWLEPAEVVINCQGVGYACRISLNTYLAIKDQTELLLHTHLQVKEDAHTLYGFARPDERALFIQLLGVSGVGGSTALMMLSGMTVAELQATIQANDVAGLKKLKGVGEKTASRIILELQNKLPSLHDGPVPGTSLRQDALQALVSLGFPKQEMEKRLDRILKEQAIADAETLIKLALRG; from the coding sequence ATGATCGCATTCCTACAGGGAAAAGTGGCCTGGCTGGAGCCGGCAGAGGTAGTGATAAACTGCCAGGGTGTGGGCTATGCCTGTCGGATCTCGCTGAATACCTACCTGGCCATCAAGGATCAGACAGAGCTATTGCTACACACCCACCTGCAGGTGAAGGAGGATGCCCATACGCTGTATGGCTTTGCCCGCCCCGATGAGCGGGCCCTGTTTATACAGCTACTGGGGGTAAGTGGGGTGGGGGGCAGCACCGCCCTGATGATGCTGAGCGGGATGACGGTGGCAGAGCTACAGGCCACCATACAGGCCAATGACGTGGCCGGCCTGAAGAAGCTGAAAGGCGTGGGTGAGAAGACAGCCAGCCGCATCATCCTGGAGCTACAGAACAAGCTGCCTAGCCTGCACGATGGCCCGGTGCCGGGCACCAGCCTGCGCCAGGATGCCCTGCAGGCCCTGGTGAGCCTGGGCTTCCCAAAGCAGGAAATGGAAAAGCGCCTGGACCGGATCCTGAAGGAGCAAGCAATAGCCGATGCGGAAACGCTGATAAAGCTGGCCCTAAGGGGATAA
- the sprA gene encoding cell surface protein SprA — protein MPQVSQASQASATPSALLLMPRQTSPNDTDELEDRYGDPTHRRSYDNSRLPPPPNLSKRVELAPDGQGYYIYEQIGTHDIRPPTYVTRAEYERLREQEATQRYFAKTAGNSTDPGAAGGDLIPELKVNSKLFATIFGSNKIDIKPNISVLLDFSVRVNRMRNPSLTIRQQRNTSFNFDQQIQMDVVGSIGEKLKLRVSYDTEATFSFENQFKISYEGDEDDIIKSIEAGNVSMPVNGTLISGGQNLWGIKMVSQWGPIWVTTLASQQRGKTEEVTVRGGSQETEFEVECADYDMNRHFFLSHHFRNLYEQSLVNLPLVNSPININRVELWMTNKNNRSNTNTRNCIGLVDLGENAPLPSVTDARTGARSPRGGRLLEQDPAIVATNPTFVVPDNNANNLYEKVVNAGGSRDRTTVKEALRGLSLDEEVDFELYQNMRLLTESEYTLNRQLGYVSLNSQLQDDEALYVSFEYTIAGSQRVFRVGEFSIDQTENQGTPSVLFVKTLKPGRQAVVTADRRQFPTWDLMMKNFYSIGGFNIQEDKFNIEVVYQSTDGSGDINYLPTSTVANTPLVQVFDMDRLTNNKELGADNRFDYIPGISIQPDKGTVVLTRLEPFGQHLVNQFTANRQEDSIRYAFTALYRQTQQDAIQFSPQVNRFKLRGRYSAKSSSEIYLNTVQLTPGSVKVLAGGRQLQEGIDYTVDYQIGKVSIINPGLLTSGQDISVKFESNTLFGIDQKTMLGARVEYRVNKDIQFGTTLIHLNERPLINKVIIGDEPISNTVYGFDVNVRKESRFITGIVDKLPFFDTKAPSEIQFTGEFAQLLPGMPRQIRTNNERGIAYIDDFEGARTTIDLMSQNLWKLSSRPTNRIATDGTPLGSGDFRAKLAWYAIDPVFFDQPQNFGYNNNSQSLNNQYSRRVNPREVFPNRDFFAGNNILTTFDLHYWPSLRGQYNLEDNGGRLNPDGTFTDPERNWGGIMRRTASNTDFEAANFEFIEFWVMDPYLDSPTHEGGDLYLNLGLVSEDVLDDGQLVAENGLPATQDLKNQRVGFSETAWGRVPSQPPATSAFSNDPDARGLQDVGLDGINDEEERALFAPQLAALQGVLSAEAFAAINADPSGDNYVFFRNTGAYPNGTFLLERYRSFNHVQGNSPLNSNSQEVSEMATPNPDVEDLNVDGKVSGEERFYEYRISLRRSEMVVGQNYVVDRRVVDVETPDNVPKQATWYQFRIPLRTGSPINGITDFKSMNFLRMYLTGFRQEVVLRFGKMDLVSTQWRTYRESLKPGGPQQNPEPEDVLANFSIGTVNIEENGTRNPFNYVIPPDIDRVLSPGAQQTGLLQNEQSMVLKVQDLEEGDARGVFKTLQLDLRNYERLKMWVHAEPNLGACANSAFANCGDAEVFVRLGTDLDENYYEFRQPLCPSTPGDNSAQNIWSNELNIELGNLNQAKFLRNQDVNNGNGSLAGLYTYALDAERSVVVRGTPQLNNVKNVMIGIRNPDDGGQPICVEMWANELRVTDFVNRTGWAANARANIKLADLGSISVAGQRMTAGFGGVEERINDRSLESTTQYDLAMTLNAGKLLPQEARLEIPTYVTLSERFTTPLYNPSDPDIRLEDALNVLEGQERELYRDSRLDYEKKWGYAFNNVRRAPRPGNSKIKPWSFSNLSFTYGFNEVYRHNTQVRRGISRTWNGAINYTYNLNPKNYRPLQGVGKRPNLINEFNFYLLPKSVTVRIEGMRRYDETVYRQLSLNTQPLAPVYNQNFTITRTYQVRWDLTRSLSVNYTATNQSRVDMPRGRIDTPAERDTVRRNLLSLGRQNETGKDMLINMGRTVNFNQQINITYRLPFDKVTYTDWITASVNYNTQFTWLTAALQNNNLGNSISNQRTIQTQGQLNMTKLYSKFPFVERWTAPIKKRTVVSKEDSSRTEEDDPYVAVKAVGKTLARWLFSIQTIDASYTVNQGTSLAGYAPRTNNFGMDWGFRDSLTGVSSNAPGAGFLLGAQPNLEPGGFINDAGARGWFSRDTSLVNPYNQTDSRQFTARTSVELFKGFRVDLNVDRATSWNANGLYQYNNRLRDYDYSNRQLNGTFSMSFLSFFSAFERRGDVSAAFNRFDNNRRIISKRLADENSNYAQATNAGRVASNEVLFANNYYNGYLGNSQEVLVPAFLSAYGPYNPNRVRLDPFPRIPLPNWNVAFNGLMEIPFFKKNFRSVTLRHGYRSTYSTAYLLNLNYFDFNGNGLPDSNQVYGEGFAFGNPSAVVPVYNFQTEYTINSIVIQEAFTPLVGFNFAWKNGITTTLDYKRSRNLVLNIGAQQLAETRNSEFSLNLSYRKDGLLPSLRLFGRDMQLKNTITFRLELTLRNITQANRKLDSEEPPLPTGGNLNFVIKPGIDYMINTQLTVRAYVEHNRNTPAVSTSFPTTYTAIGVQLQFNLTSL, from the coding sequence GTGCCCCAGGTTTCCCAGGCCTCCCAGGCCTCTGCTACCCCATCGGCCCTGCTGCTGATGCCCAGGCAGACCAGCCCGAATGACACGGACGAGCTGGAGGACAGGTATGGAGACCCCACCCACCGGCGTAGCTACGACAATAGCCGCCTGCCCCCTCCCCCAAACCTGAGCAAACGGGTGGAACTGGCGCCAGACGGCCAGGGCTACTACATCTATGAGCAGATAGGCACCCACGATATACGCCCCCCCACCTACGTTACCCGCGCTGAGTATGAGCGGCTGCGCGAGCAAGAGGCCACCCAGCGCTACTTTGCCAAAACTGCCGGAAACAGCACCGACCCGGGTGCTGCCGGTGGAGACCTGATCCCGGAATTGAAGGTAAACAGCAAGCTTTTTGCCACCATATTTGGCTCAAACAAGATTGACATCAAGCCAAACATTAGCGTTCTGCTGGATTTTTCGGTGCGCGTAAACCGAATGCGCAACCCCTCCCTCACCATCCGCCAGCAGCGCAATACCAGCTTCAACTTTGACCAGCAGATACAAATGGATGTGGTGGGCAGCATAGGCGAAAAGCTGAAGCTGCGCGTAAGCTATGACACGGAGGCCACGTTCAGTTTCGAAAACCAGTTCAAGATCAGCTACGAGGGAGACGAGGACGACATTATAAAGAGCATAGAGGCCGGGAACGTGAGCATGCCCGTAAATGGCACCCTCATCTCTGGCGGACAGAACCTGTGGGGGATAAAGATGGTAAGCCAGTGGGGACCAATATGGGTAACCACCCTGGCCAGCCAGCAGCGCGGCAAAACCGAGGAAGTAACCGTACGGGGCGGTAGCCAAGAAACGGAGTTTGAGGTGGAGTGTGCGGACTATGACATGAACCGCCACTTCTTCCTCAGCCACCACTTTCGCAATCTGTACGAGCAGAGCCTGGTCAACCTGCCGCTGGTTAATAGCCCCATCAACATAAACCGGGTGGAGCTGTGGATGACCAACAAGAATAACCGATCCAACACCAACACACGGAACTGCATAGGCCTGGTAGATCTGGGCGAGAATGCCCCCCTGCCGTCGGTAACAGATGCACGCACCGGCGCGCGCAGCCCCCGGGGGGGGCGCCTGCTGGAACAGGATCCCGCCATTGTGGCCACCAATCCCACCTTTGTTGTGCCGGACAATAACGCCAATAACCTGTATGAAAAGGTGGTAAACGCAGGCGGGAGCCGAGACCGTACTACCGTAAAGGAGGCGCTAAGGGGCCTGAGCCTGGATGAGGAGGTGGATTTTGAGCTCTACCAAAACATGCGCCTGCTCACCGAGAGCGAGTATACGCTGAACCGCCAGCTGGGCTATGTGAGCCTGAACAGCCAGCTACAGGATGATGAGGCCCTGTACGTATCCTTCGAGTACACCATAGCCGGAAGTCAGCGGGTTTTTCGGGTGGGTGAGTTCTCCATAGACCAAACCGAAAATCAGGGCACCCCCTCCGTACTCTTTGTAAAAACCCTGAAGCCGGGCCGCCAGGCTGTGGTTACCGCAGACCGCCGCCAGTTTCCCACCTGGGACCTCATGATGAAGAACTTCTACTCAATAGGCGGCTTCAATATACAGGAAGACAAGTTCAACATTGAGGTGGTGTACCAAAGCACAGATGGCAGCGGCGACATCAACTACCTGCCTACCAGCACCGTGGCCAATACCCCGCTGGTTCAGGTGTTTGACATGGACCGCCTGACCAATAATAAGGAACTGGGTGCCGACAACCGCTTTGACTACATCCCCGGCATCAGCATCCAGCCCGATAAGGGCACGGTTGTTCTTACCCGCCTCGAACCCTTTGGCCAGCACTTGGTCAATCAGTTTACAGCCAACCGCCAGGAAGACTCCATTCGCTATGCCTTCACCGCCCTCTATCGCCAGACCCAGCAGGACGCCATCCAGTTCTCCCCCCAGGTCAACCGCTTCAAACTACGCGGTAGATACTCTGCCAAGAGCAGTAGCGAGATCTATCTCAACACGGTGCAGCTTACCCCAGGCTCGGTAAAAGTACTGGCCGGGGGCCGCCAGCTGCAGGAGGGCATAGACTATACCGTGGACTATCAGATTGGCAAGGTTAGCATTATAAACCCAGGCCTGCTTACCAGCGGCCAGGACATCAGCGTCAAGTTTGAGTCCAATACCCTCTTCGGCATAGACCAGAAGACCATGCTGGGGGCCAGGGTAGAGTATCGGGTAAACAAGGACATACAGTTTGGCACCACCCTTATCCACCTGAATGAGCGTCCGCTGATCAACAAGGTTATTATCGGCGACGAACCCATTAGCAACACCGTCTATGGCTTTGACGTGAACGTGCGAAAGGAAAGCCGGTTTATAACCGGTATTGTAGACAAGCTGCCCTTCTTCGACACCAAGGCGCCGAGTGAAATCCAGTTTACCGGCGAGTTTGCCCAGCTGCTGCCCGGCATGCCCCGGCAGATCCGTACCAACAACGAGCGCGGAATTGCCTATATCGATGACTTTGAGGGTGCCCGAACCACCATCGACCTCATGAGCCAAAACCTCTGGAAGCTCTCCAGTAGGCCCACAAACCGCATTGCTACCGATGGCACACCGCTCGGCTCGGGAGACTTTCGCGCCAAGCTGGCCTGGTATGCCATCGACCCCGTATTCTTTGACCAGCCCCAAAACTTTGGCTACAACAACAACTCCCAGAGCCTGAACAACCAGTATAGCCGACGGGTAAATCCCCGCGAGGTTTTCCCGAACCGAGATTTCTTTGCCGGAAACAACATCCTCACCACCTTCGACCTACACTACTGGCCCAGCCTGCGCGGACAGTACAACCTGGAGGACAATGGCGGCAGACTAAACCCCGACGGCACCTTTACCGACCCGGAGCGAAACTGGGGTGGCATTATGCGCCGTACAGCCAGTAATACCGACTTTGAAGCGGCCAACTTCGAGTTCATCGAGTTTTGGGTGATGGACCCCTATCTGGACAGCCCCACCCATGAGGGGGGCGACCTATACCTGAACCTGGGCCTGGTGAGCGAGGATGTGCTGGACGACGGCCAGCTGGTAGCCGAAAATGGCCTGCCCGCTACACAGGACCTGAAGAATCAACGCGTTGGATTTAGCGAAACAGCCTGGGGACGTGTGCCCAGCCAGCCCCCAGCCACATCGGCCTTCAGCAACGACCCCGATGCCCGGGGCCTGCAAGATGTGGGCCTGGATGGCATAAATGACGAAGAGGAACGCGCCCTGTTTGCCCCCCAGCTGGCAGCCCTGCAGGGCGTGCTGAGTGCCGAGGCCTTTGCAGCCATTAATGCCGACCCCAGCGGAGACAACTATGTGTTCTTCCGCAATACGGGTGCCTATCCCAATGGGACCTTCCTGCTGGAGCGCTACCGGAGCTTTAACCACGTGCAAGGCAATAGCCCGCTGAACTCCAATAGCCAGGAGGTGAGCGAAATGGCTACCCCAAACCCCGATGTAGAAGACCTGAACGTGGATGGAAAGGTAAGCGGCGAAGAGCGCTTCTACGAATACCGAATCAGCCTCCGCAGGTCCGAAATGGTGGTGGGGCAAAACTACGTGGTAGACCGCCGGGTGGTGGATGTAGAAACCCCGGACAACGTGCCCAAGCAGGCCACCTGGTACCAGTTTCGCATCCCGCTGCGCACAGGCTCGCCCATAAATGGCATTACGGACTTTAAAAGCATGAACTTCCTGCGCATGTACCTCACGGGCTTCCGCCAGGAGGTGGTGCTGCGTTTTGGAAAAATGGACCTGGTGAGTACCCAGTGGCGCACCTACCGCGAGAGCCTGAAGCCTGGGGGGCCCCAGCAGAATCCCGAGCCGGAGGATGTACTGGCCAACTTCTCCATCGGTACCGTAAACATTGAGGAAAATGGCACGCGAAACCCCTTCAACTACGTCATTCCGCCAGACATTGACCGGGTGCTAAGCCCCGGGGCACAGCAGACCGGACTGCTGCAAAACGAGCAATCCATGGTACTGAAGGTGCAAGACCTGGAAGAGGGCGATGCCCGGGGTGTATTCAAAACCCTGCAGCTGGATCTGCGGAACTATGAGCGCCTGAAAATGTGGGTACACGCAGAGCCCAACCTGGGTGCCTGTGCCAACTCGGCCTTTGCCAACTGTGGCGATGCAGAGGTGTTTGTCCGCCTGGGTACAGACCTGGACGAGAACTACTATGAGTTTCGCCAGCCGCTGTGCCCCTCCACCCCTGGCGACAATAGTGCGCAGAACATTTGGTCGAACGAACTGAACATTGAGCTGGGAAACCTGAACCAGGCCAAATTCCTGCGAAATCAGGATGTAAATAATGGTAATGGCAGCCTGGCCGGGCTATATACCTATGCGCTGGATGCTGAGCGAAGCGTAGTTGTGCGCGGCACCCCGCAGCTAAACAATGTGAAGAACGTCATGATTGGGATCCGGAACCCCGATGACGGCGGCCAGCCTATCTGTGTGGAGATGTGGGCCAACGAACTGCGCGTTACCGACTTCGTTAACCGTACCGGCTGGGCTGCCAATGCGCGGGCAAACATCAAGCTGGCCGACCTGGGAAGCATTAGTGTGGCGGGCCAGCGGATGACCGCCGGCTTTGGCGGCGTGGAAGAGCGCATCAATGACCGATCGCTGGAATCCACCACCCAGTACGACCTGGCCATGACCCTGAATGCCGGCAAGCTGCTGCCCCAGGAGGCCCGCCTGGAGATCCCCACCTACGTAACCCTGAGCGAACGCTTCACAACCCCCCTGTATAACCCCAGCGACCCCGATATTCGCCTGGAAGATGCCCTGAATGTGCTGGAGGGACAAGAGCGCGAGCTGTACCGAGATAGCCGGCTGGACTATGAAAAAAAATGGGGCTACGCCTTCAACAACGTACGCCGTGCACCCAGGCCCGGAAATAGCAAAATAAAGCCCTGGAGCTTCAGCAACCTCTCCTTTACCTACGGCTTCAACGAGGTGTACCGGCACAACACACAGGTGCGACGGGGCATAAGCCGCACCTGGAATGGTGCCATAAACTATACCTACAACCTGAACCCCAAGAACTACAGGCCGCTACAGGGGGTAGGCAAGCGGCCCAATCTGATCAATGAATTCAACTTCTACCTCCTGCCCAAGTCCGTTACCGTACGCATAGAGGGCATGCGCCGCTACGATGAAACGGTGTACAGGCAGCTGAGCCTGAATACCCAGCCACTGGCACCGGTGTACAATCAGAACTTCACCATTACCCGCACCTACCAGGTGCGCTGGGACCTGACCCGAAGCCTAAGCGTAAACTACACCGCCACCAACCAGAGCCGGGTAGACATGCCCCGGGGCCGCATAGACACCCCCGCCGAGCGTGATACCGTGCGCAGAAACTTACTGAGCCTGGGCAGGCAGAACGAAACCGGAAAGGACATGCTCATCAACATGGGCCGAACCGTAAACTTCAACCAGCAGATCAACATTACCTACCGGCTGCCTTTCGATAAGGTAACCTATACGGACTGGATTACCGCATCGGTAAACTACAACACCCAGTTTACCTGGCTAACGGCGGCCCTACAGAATAACAATCTGGGAAACAGCATCTCCAACCAGCGCACCATACAGACGCAGGGCCAGCTGAACATGACGAAGCTGTACAGCAAATTTCCCTTTGTGGAAAGATGGACCGCCCCTATAAAAAAACGCACGGTAGTATCCAAGGAAGACAGCAGCCGCACCGAAGAGGATGACCCCTACGTGGCCGTAAAGGCGGTGGGCAAAACCCTGGCCCGCTGGCTCTTCAGCATCCAGACAATAGATGCCAGCTATACCGTAAACCAGGGTACCAGCCTGGCGGGCTATGCCCCGCGTACCAATAACTTTGGCATGGACTGGGGCTTCCGAGACTCGCTAACCGGCGTGAGCAGCAACGCCCCCGGTGCCGGCTTCCTGCTGGGTGCCCAGCCCAACCTCGAGCCCGGCGGCTTTATCAACGATGCAGGAGCCAGAGGCTGGTTCAGCCGAGATACCAGCCTGGTAAACCCCTATAACCAAACGGATAGCAGGCAGTTTACGGCACGCACCTCGGTGGAGCTGTTCAAGGGCTTTCGGGTAGACCTGAATGTAGACCGAGCCACCAGCTGGAATGCCAATGGCCTGTATCAATATAACAACCGCCTGCGAGACTATGACTACAGCAACCGCCAGCTGAACGGAACCTTCAGCATGAGCTTCCTCAGCTTCTTTAGTGCCTTTGAACGCCGGGGAGACGTAAGTGCCGCCTTCAACCGCTTCGACAACAATCGGCGCATCATCAGCAAGCGGCTGGCGGATGAGAACTCCAACTATGCCCAGGCTACCAATGCAGGCCGTGTGGCCAGCAATGAGGTACTGTTTGCCAACAACTACTACAACGGCTACCTGGGCAATAGCCAAGAGGTGCTTGTGCCCGCCTTCCTATCGGCCTACGGCCCATACAATCCCAACCGTGTCCGGCTGGATCCCTTCCCCCGCATTCCGCTGCCCAACTGGAACGTAGCCTTCAATGGCCTGATGGAAATTCCTTTCTTCAAGAAAAACTTCCGCTCCGTAACCCTGCGCCATGGCTACCGCAGTACCTACAGCACGGCCTATCTGCTCAACCTCAATTACTTCGACTTCAATGGAAATGGCCTGCCCGACAGCAACCAGGTGTACGGGGAGGGCTTCGCATTTGGCAACCCCTCGGCGGTAGTACCGGTCTACAACTTCCAGACCGAGTATACCATCAACAGCATCGTTATCCAGGAAGCCTTTACGCCACTGGTGGGCTTCAACTTTGCCTGGAAAAATGGCATAACCACCACCCTGGACTACAAGCGTAGCCGAAACCTGGTGCTGAACATAGGGGCCCAGCAGCTAGCCGAAACCCGAAACTCCGAGTTCTCGCTGAACCTGAGCTACCGAAAGGATGGCCTGCTGCCTAGCCTGCGCCTTTTTGGCAGGGACATGCAGCTTAAAAATACCATTACCTTCCGCCTGGAACTTACCCTGCGAAACATCACACAGGCCAACCGCAAGCTGGACAGTGAGGAACCCCCACTGCCTACCGGGGGCAACCTGAACTTTGTGATAAAACCCGGTATAGACTACATGATCAATACCCAGCTGACGGTGCGCGCCTATGTGGAGCACAACCGAAATACACCTGCTGTATCCACCAGCTTCCCCACCACCTACACGGCCATAGGCGTACAGCTGCAGTTCAACCTAACTTCTCTCTAG
- the rpsU gene encoding 30S ribosomal protein S21: MIIVELKDGESIEKALRRYKKKFERLGILKQVRSRMYFTPPSVGRREEIKKAVRRQNYIETHDLQ, translated from the coding sequence ATGATCATTGTAGAGCTAAAAGACGGCGAAAGCATAGAAAAAGCCCTGCGCCGCTACAAAAAAAAATTTGAGCGCCTTGGCATCCTGAAGCAAGTTCGTAGCCGCATGTATTTCACCCCGCCCAGCGTAGGCCGCCGCGAGGAGATAAAGAAGGCGGTGCGCCGTCAGAACTACATAGAGACGCACGACCTACAGTAG
- a CDS encoding tyrosine-type recombinase/integrase, whose product MQHLDAFLRYLAHERRYSAHTLCAYERDLLDFEAFTEKVYELRPLSCTAHLQQLRHSVLRHYVGSLSHGRATILRKLSAVRSFLRYQQKIGVLTTNPAGRMALPKKHRRLPEFVRAEDLARLLDEPLSPTEDPVQKFRAARDQCILEMLYGCGLRRAELVQLRWQQVDTYTRTLSVLGKGNKKRIVPIGRSLLAALTEYLHCCHQLKLDYFTRFFLTERGKPVYDKLVYRVVRARLQHVPTEGKHPHLLRHSFATHLVDGGAELNAVKELLGHSSLRATEVYVHTSIGKLKELHKKAHPKA is encoded by the coding sequence GTGCAACACCTGGATGCTTTTCTTCGCTACCTGGCCCACGAGCGCAGGTATTCCGCACACACCCTGTGCGCCTATGAGCGAGACCTGCTCGATTTTGAGGCCTTTACCGAGAAAGTCTATGAGCTTAGACCCCTCTCCTGCACGGCACACCTGCAGCAGCTGCGGCACAGTGTGTTACGCCACTATGTAGGGTCTCTTTCCCACGGCCGTGCCACCATCCTGCGCAAGCTAAGTGCTGTGCGTAGCTTCCTTCGGTATCAGCAAAAAATAGGCGTACTAACTACCAACCCGGCTGGCCGGATGGCGCTACCCAAGAAGCACCGTCGCCTGCCCGAGTTTGTGCGGGCCGAAGATCTGGCACGGCTGCTGGACGAGCCGCTATCCCCCACGGAGGATCCGGTACAGAAGTTCCGGGCTGCGCGCGACCAGTGTATATTGGAAATGCTGTACGGATGCGGCCTGCGCCGGGCCGAGCTGGTGCAGCTGCGCTGGCAGCAGGTAGATACCTATACCCGCACCCTATCTGTACTAGGGAAGGGAAACAAGAAACGGATTGTTCCCATTGGCCGTTCGCTACTGGCAGCGCTGACAGAATACCTGCACTGCTGCCACCAGCTGAAGTTAGACTATTTTACGCGCTTTTTCCTTACCGAGCGCGGAAAACCGGTGTATGACAAGCTGGTGTACCGCGTGGTGCGTGCCAGGCTACAGCATGTGCCCACCGAGGGCAAGCATCCGCACCTGCTGCGCCATAGCTTTGCCACCCACCTGGTAGACGGTGGGGCCGAGCTGAACGCCGTAAAAGAGTTGCTGGGCCACAGCAGCCTGAGGGCTACCGAGGTGTATGTGCACACCAGCATAGGCAAGCTGAAGGAACTACACAAAAAAGCACATCCCAAGGCATAA
- the raiA gene encoding ribosome-associated translation inhibitor RaiA: MQATIQSIHFDADHSLKSFVQEKVTKLDQFYENILSKEVILKKENSDSDKGSIFEIKLRVPSQTLIATETASTFEEATDKGLDNMVRQLKKFKDKQRTIRV, translated from the coding sequence ATGCAAGCCACTATTCAAAGCATCCATTTTGATGCAGATCATTCCCTCAAGTCTTTTGTACAGGAGAAGGTAACAAAGCTGGATCAGTTTTATGAGAACATACTTTCCAAGGAGGTGATCCTGAAAAAAGAGAACAGCGATAGCGACAAGGGTTCTATCTTTGAGATCAAACTGCGGGTGCCCAGCCAAACGCTGATAGCCACCGAGACCGCCAGCACCTTTGAGGAAGCTACGGATAAGGGGCTGGACAACATGGTGCGCCAGCTGAAGAAGTTTAAGGATAAGCAACGGACCATACGGGTCTAA